One Dictyoglomus turgidum DSM 6724 DNA window includes the following coding sequences:
- the accD gene encoding acetyl-CoA carboxylase, carboxyltransferase subunit beta, with product MFRDWFKKDEKNNSRDIPDGLWIKCPQCSQIIYSKDWNENYKVCIKCGYHDQLTAWERIDLLIDYGTFKEIYKNVAPVDILGFTDTKPYTQRLKEAQEATGLKDSILAGQGEVNGIPIYIMVMDFRFIGGSMGSVVGEKVVRVVERAIVDKFPVVSVIASGGARMQEGLFSLYQMAKTSAAIGRLSKAKIPYINILTHPSTAGVLASFGSLGDVIIAEPGALIGFTGPRVIEQTIKQKLPEGFQKSEFLLEHGMIDMVVERKKLKSVLYSILNHLWRKVW from the coding sequence ATGTTCAGGGATTGGTTTAAAAAAGATGAGAAAAATAACTCAAGAGATATTCCTGATGGTTTATGGATAAAATGTCCTCAGTGTTCTCAAATTATATACTCTAAAGATTGGAATGAGAACTATAAAGTTTGCATTAAATGTGGTTATCATGACCAGTTGACCGCATGGGAAAGAATAGATCTGTTAATAGACTATGGAACTTTCAAAGAGATATACAAGAATGTTGCTCCAGTTGATATTTTGGGATTTACTGATACGAAGCCATATACTCAGAGATTAAAGGAAGCTCAGGAAGCTACAGGGTTAAAAGATTCCATTCTTGCTGGACAAGGAGAAGTTAATGGTATTCCTATTTATATCATGGTCATGGATTTTAGATTTATAGGTGGAAGTATGGGATCGGTAGTAGGAGAGAAAGTAGTGAGGGTTGTTGAAAGAGCAATAGTTGATAAATTTCCTGTGGTCTCTGTAATTGCCTCAGGTGGAGCAAGAATGCAAGAAGGTTTATTTTCGCTTTATCAAATGGCAAAGACCAGTGCAGCTATAGGGAGACTTAGCAAAGCTAAGATACCTTATATAAACATTCTTACTCATCCTTCTACCGCGGGGGTTCTTGCTAGTTTTGGTTCGCTTGGAGATGTAATTATTGCAGAACCAGGAGCTTTAATTGGGTTTACAGGACCAAGGGTTATTGAGCAGACAATAAAGCAGAAACTTCCTGAGGGTTTCCAAAAGTCTGAATTTCTTTTAGAGCATGGTATGATAGATATGGTTGTAGAAAGAAAGAAACTTAAAAGTGTATTGTATTCCATACTAAACCACCTATGGAGGAAGGTATGGTAA